The nucleotide sequence TTTCAGCGTACGAGATCGCGCAGGCGGCCATCGACAGCGGTCTCGAGGAACTGCCGATACGATCGGTCGCGGCTGCGTGCGTACAGCAGCTTCCTTTACATCATCGAGATCCCTTCGATCGAATTCTCGTCGCGCAAGCTATCTCCGAACCGGCCAGGCTGCTGACCGTCGATCGGTCGTTGGTGCCCTACTCCGACCTCGTCGTACTCGTTTAGGATTCAGTGGCGATCCGGACCGCAGTCGCGTTCGAAGGAATGCTTTAGAAGGTGATCCCTAGGAAGTGGTGCCTTTTTCTGGTCGCTTTTTGCGAGACGGCGAGTCTCTCTTCGCGTTGAGCGACGACTGTGTAGTGATTTCCGGGAAAGTCTGCGCGTAGCAACGTTCGGCAACGTGCCGCTTCGGCGTCGCCGCTGCGCGAATGAAGGCGCGCGAACAGGTGAGACATCCGGTATTCGCGTTGCGGAATCCACGGATCGGCTGGATACTTCCGAACCCAATCTTCGATGGCCGCCTGGGTCGTCATCAGGCGATTATAGCTGGCGCCCCTGCGCTCCGCATCGCCGATGCGATTGGTAATTTCGAGCGGGCTCATCTGCGCGCGGCCAAAGTACTCGTCAGCCGGAGCCGACTGCGATCGGGCCCCCGCGCCCAATATGCAAGAAAGAGCAAGCGATAGCAGCCCGATAAGGACCAATCCCAAGCGATGCCACATACGACGACTCCGCGCCTTTGCTGGCCAAAAGCCAGGCGTCAGATTATCTTACATCGCGCCGAAGCCTCAGCGCAAACCGGCACGCGCCGAGGGAGCCGAACTTTCGGCGAACTGGGGGTTCTTCTTCTCCAGTCGGCACCCGCCGGCCCGACAGGCGCCTCGGCACGTCATCCCTGGTCGATCGGTTACAACTTGACGCTGACCGAGCCGGTGATCTGCAGCGGCTGCACGACGCCTAAGAATCCCGTGTTGTTTCCGTTGAACCAGAAAGCGTAGGGGTATTGCAGTTGCGGCGGCGGCCGCGACGAGATCGAGTTGGGGTAGAAGTTGCCCGACGGATAGAGAAAGTTCGTCGGCAGCGAGCCGTAGGCGCAGACGTACGGGTTATCCCACGCGTAGCCGCGCTGGCCGCAAATGTCGAGCAGATTCGTGAAGTTGAGCCGCGCCGTGACGCGCGGGCTCACGTCGTAACTGAGCGCCACGCCCATCTGTAACTGCCACGGCTGCTTGAAAGCGCCGAGGTTGTCGTAGCCTTTCGTAAACGGATCGGGGATGAAGAGCGGGAGGCTTCCGAAATCGTCGCACGACGCCGGGTCGGCGGCCTTCCCGTGCGCCGCGACCCACGACGGCGGCGGCGCGTAGCACGACGTCGGGTCGAAGCCCGGCCAGGCCGTCGGAGCGCCGTACTCGGCGCCCGAGTTGAAGTTCCAATAGTTCGTCACCGCAAAGCGCTGATGCCGGTAGTTGAGCAGCAACGTGACGACGTAAGGCACCGCGTAGCCATTGGCGGCCGCCGCGGGTCCGGGAATGACGTCGTAGGTCGGATACCACGCCGTGTCGGAGAAAATATTCTGATACGGCTGATTGTAGTAGGGGTTCTGGACGACGCCGGGCTGCTTGCAGTTGTTCGTGCCGGCGCCGGGCGTGTAGCCGTAGCCTTCGAAGAAGTAACAGGGGTAGCCGCCATGGCCTTTGAGGAACGCGTCGTAGGAGCGGATGTAGCCGTTGAGCTGATCGATGACGTTCTGGTTCGTTCCGCTGAAGTTCTGATAGCGGATCTGACTGTGCGTGTACGTGAACGAGAGCGCGCCGCTGAGCCCCTCTTGCGCGAAGTCCCCCTTCTGCACCGCGAACTCGACGCCGCTGCTCTGCTGGTTCCCAACGTTGAGCCCCGATTCCAGTCCGCCCTGCGGATCAATGTAGAAGTTCTGCAGTTGGTCGCGCGTCGCGCGGAAGAACGGGCTCAGCTTGAAGCTCCAATCGGTTCCCTTCACCCGGTGCTCCCAGGAAAGGTCGTAGTTATACGACGTGTCGGGACGAATCAGGTGGTCGGGCGAGTTGAAGCCATAGCCGTAGAAATGGTTGCCGAGGAACTTCGGCAGATCTTCGACGATCGTGTTGTACTGAACCCACGACGAGTTCGGCGGCCGCGCGTAGACGCCGAACGATCCCCGCAGCACGTCGTTGGAGTCGAGCGAGTACGTTACGCCGAGGCGCGGCTGAAAGCGCGCCGTCGTGTAGGAGCCGCCGCTCGTGTTGACGAGCGCCCCGTACGGCGACTGCGCGAGCGGCACGGTCTGCACGCCGTTGACCGACGGACAGGGTCCGACGCCGTTCTGCGTCCGGTCGATCGGCTTGTTGTTGTTGACGCCAGGCGCAAAGCAGAACTCCGCGTTGTAGGCGTTAAACCAGAACTGGCGGGCCGGATCGTTCGGGCTCGTGTCGCCGAAGAGATACTGGAAGTCCTCGATGCGCAGCCCGAGGTTGACGTTGAGCTTGTCGTCGGGCCGCCATTGATCGTTGATCGAGTAGCCGGTGAAGGCCGTGTTGACCTGGTTGAGCCCCTGATTCCCGCTCTCGAACGTCTTGGTCACGAGCCACTGCGGGTCGACGCCGGCCGCGCAGGCCGGCAGTTTCGGGCTCGTCTTGCACGAGTACGTTGGCGGCGGCTGCGGATCGCTGAGCGTCCCTTGCGTTTGATCGTAGCAGCCGATCTGCAGGCCCGACGACGGATCGTAGCACTTGCCGTTCGTACCGACGTAGCTCGTGACCGGCCAATCCGACGGGAAGTACGTCGCGAACCAGCGCTGCAGGTTCGAATACGTGTAGGCGCCGGTAATGCTGAGCAGATGCGCCGAGCTCAGCTGGTTGACGTAACTGAGGTTGAGTCCGCGCGTGTGGTCGGGCAGAAAGTACGGAAGCTCCCAGCCGTAATACGGCTGCGCGTCGGAATTATAGCCGTTGATGTCCCAGTTCGAGTAGAGCATGTATCCCGAGAGCCGCAGATACGACGACGCGGAGAACTCGTGCTGGTACTGAAGCTTCTCGACGGCCACGCCGTTGTCGTTGGGATCGCGAATGTCGTTGGGGAGCAACCCTTGGAACGCGTGCGGCGGGCTCGAGGGGTAGAAGTACTTCTTGACGGCGGCTTGATCGAACGGCTGCATCACCGCTCCGTTGTACGAGTACGTGTCGTCCCAGGTCAGCGGGCCGTAGAGCGCGTCGACGGTGTTCGCACCGAAGTCGTTCGTCGAGCTGTAATACTGGTTGAGGTTCTCGCTCGTCATCCAGAGCGCCTGAACGTCGTCGCGCAAGCCGTTGGCCTGCGGGATGCCGACGTGGAAGTTGACGATCGTGTCGCGCAGCGATTGCGTCGCGAGCGAGTACCCCAGCCCCGAGGTGAAGAGCACCGGCGACGGCGCGCCGGTGTAGACGTAGCCATTGTCGTACGGCGTCGACGTGCAGGTGGACGCGCCGCACGTGTTGCCCGGAACCGGGCTGACCGGATAGAAGAACGAGTCGGGGATGTTCGAGCCGTTCTGATTGTTCACGTAGTTGAACGCCTGATTGCTCCCGCCGATGCCGATGTAATAGCTGAACGTGCGGTCCGGCGTCGAGCCTCCGGCCTCGACCGAGGCCTGATGGTAGAACGCGGGATAGCCGACGGAGAGATTCGCATCGGCGTAACCCGGTGAGGTTCCGGTCTTGATCACCTGATTGACGTAGCCGGAGATGCCTTGCGCGTCGGAGCTTGCGGGCACGCCCCCCGTGTAGACCTGCACCTCTTGACTGCCGAGGCTCGACAGCATCGTCTGCGGCGCGTTGTCGTAGGCGCGATTGACGGGAATGCCGTCGAGTTCGTAACCGACCTGATCGATGTCGCCGCCGCGCACGTGCACGGTCTGCCACCAGCCGACCTCTCCCGGATCGACCATGACGCCGGGCACCGAGGCGATCGCGCCGTACGCATTGTTCAAGCTGCCCGCGCCGGAGAGACCCTGCCGCGCCGTCTGCCCGCTCGCGTTGATCGAGTAGACGTCGCTCGTGGTGCCTGCTTTCACGAGACTCCCGCCCGATTGCGCGGTGACGCGCGCGATCGTGCGCAGCGTCGGATTCATCGAGACGTTATACGTCTGCACCTGATCGGCGATGACGGTCACGCCCGCTTGCGAAACGGGATCGTATCCGCTCTTCGTAAACGTCAGCGCGTACGTATCGGGCGCAAGGGAGAGGAATCTAAACGTTCCGCTCTCGTCGCTCGTGGATTTTGCGCTCTGCGACGGCGAGGTCGCGGTGACGATCACCCCCGCGAGCGGTGAGTGCTTCTGCGCGTCCATGACGCGGCCGGTGATGCCGCCCGTCGTTCCCGCTACGACGTGCGACGGCAGCGATACGAGGATGACCAGAGCGGCCGGGATCGCTCTCAACCAGCGCATGGAGGGGATTATCCCACTACCAGCCGCTTGCCCTTTCTGCTCCTACTCCTCAACCCACTCGCGGGTGAGATAGAGCCAGAACGCCAGGCCGGCATACTCTCGGTAGCGAGCAAAGGCGCGACGGATCGTCGCGTCCGCGGCCTGCTTCCTTCCCGCCAATCGGCGGTACTTCGGCCGGGTCCAGGAGTCGAGAACGAGGTTGCGATGGCGCCCCACGAGCTGCATGACGTGCGCGGCGCCGTAGGGTCCGATGCCGGGAAGGGCCAGCAGCACCTCTTCTACTTCTTCTTCGGTCAGCGACGACGGGCCGTAGAGCGATTCGAGGTCGAGCTTCCCGGAGACGACGTCACGGGCGATCGCCCGGACGTACGGACCGCGGTATCCCATCCGAGCGACGTCGCGATACCACGACGCCGGCGTGGCGGCGAGTTGTGCCGCGTCCGGAAAGGCGCCGCCGCCGAGCGCGGCGAGCGCGCCGGTCATGCGGATCGTCGCCGACCAGGCGCAGTTCGTCGTGCAGATTGTCTTGACGACGTCTTCGAAGACGGTCGGGCTCGCCAGGATCCTCCCGGCGCCCTTCGCCGCCCATCCCAGCGCACCGTCGCCGGCGATCAGGGCGTAGAACGGCGCTAGATCGTCGCGCAGCCGGAACATCCGCGCGACCGCGCTTTCGAGCGCTGCGGCTTGCCGCCGGCCGACGCGGGCCTCCGTCTCGGCCACGAGCCGCGAGCCGCGCTCGCGCACCGCGACCTCGACGACCCGATCGCCGACTCGAAAAGCCCGGCGATAGACGAGCGGATCGGGCTCGATCGAAGCCGGCGCGAGCGCCGCCAAGCCGTGCGAGTAGACCGTCCTCGCAAAATCGATCGGCTCTCCGCCCGCACCGCGCAGCGGGAGTTCGAAGAGCGCCATCGAGCCGGGCGTTATGCTACGTAGGAGATGTTCACGGCGACGCCCGCCGCGGCGGCGCGCATCAGCACGCCGTAGACTTCATCGAGCTCGCGCTCGATCGTCGCGATCTCACCCGCGCTGACGTGAAAGCGCGCGGCATGCGTCCAGAGCAGGCTGCGCGCGCGCTCGAGCGCGCTGCGCAATCGCTCCGGCGTCGCTTCGAGCACCGGCCAATCCATCTCGCCCTGCGCGGGGACGACCCGCCAGCCGGGACCCGATAGAAACGGCGTTTCGTCCTCGGGACCGAGGGCGTGCGGCACGGCTGCGAGCACGTCGACCGCCTCTTGATCGGCGATGGAGAGCGGCAGCCCAAGCTCGCCCAACCGAAGGATGTAGCGGAAGAACGAGGCGCTCCCGACGGTATAGGCCCCGGCGGTTGACGCCACGTTGACGTGGATGAGGTCGAGCTCGGGGTCGTGGTGAGAGCCGGTCATCCTCTCCTAGTTCGAGGGAATGAGCCCCAGTTCTTTGACGGCATCGCGTTCCTTGCGCAGCTCCTCGAGGGTAGCCTCGATCTTCGCACGGCCGAACTCGCCCTGCTCGATCCCCTCAACGATATACGATACCCCGTTCTCCGTGCGCGACGGAAACGAGAAGATCAAGCCGGGATCGACGCCGTACTCGCCGTGCGAGCAGCGGCCGACGGAGTACAGCTCGCCGGCGGGCGTATCGTGGGTGAGATTGTAGACCCCGGTGATCGCAGCGTTCGCGGCCGATGCCGCCGACGAGGCGCCCCGCGCCTTGATCACCTCGGCGCCGCGGTTTTGCACGGTCGTGATGAATTCGTTCTCGAGCCAGGCGCGGTCGGCGATCGCTTCGTGCGCGGCCTTGCCGCCGACGCGCGCGTTCGCGAAGTCCGGATACTGGGTCGTCGAGTGATTCCCCCAGATGACGACCCGTGCCACGTCGCCGACGCCGACGCCGGCCTTCTTCGCGAGCTGCGTGCGGGCGCGGAGTTCGTCGAGCGTCGTCATCGCGAAGAACCGGTCGTTGGGAATCTTCGGCGCGTTGCTCATCGCGATGAGCGCATTCGTGTTCGCCGGGTTGCCGACGACGAAGACGCGCACGTCTTCTGCCGCGTTCGCGTCGATCGCGCGCCCCTGCTCGGTGAAGATCGCCCCATTCACGCGCAGGAGATCGGAGCGCTCCATGCCGGCCTTGCGTGGAACCGCGCCGACGAGGACCGCCCAGTTGACGCCGCGCATCGCCTCGCCGACGTCCGAACCGTAGCGAACGTCACGCAACAGCGGGAAGGCGCAGTCGTCGAGTTCCATCACGATCCCGCCGAGCGCGCCGAGCGCCGGTTCGAGTTCGAGCAGTTGGAGTTCGAGCTCGGTCTCGGGACCGAACATCTGGCCCGACGCGATGCGAAAGAGGAGCGCGTAGCCGATCTGCCCGGCCGCGCCCGTCACCGCTACCTTGATCCGCTTCTTCACCAGGCCTCCGTTCTTTCGGCAGAAGTCGCGCTCATGCAGGGCGAAGGCGATACGCCGATGACCGAGCATGCGCTGGTTGGCTACGACGCCTGCATTCGCTGCGGGCTCTGCCTGCCGTCGTGTCCGACCTATCTCGAGACTATGACAGAAACATCGGGACCGCGCGGCCGCATTAGTCTCATGAAGGCGGTCGCCGAAGAGCGGCTAGATCTGCTCAGTCCCGGCTTCGTCGGGCAGATGTCCGAGTGCCTCGATTGTCGCGCGTGCGAGGCTGCATGCCCGTCCGGCGTCCGTTACGGAAGTCTCCTCGAAACGGCGCGCACGCAGATCCGGCGAGCGCAGGCGCCGGACGACGCACCGCGCAGCCAAAGGATCAGGGATCTCGTGCGGTCGCTTTTCGCCCGGCCCGACCGCATGCGTCTCGCGGCGACGCTGCTTCGCATCGCGCAGCAGACGGGATTGATTCACGCGGCGTCGCTCTTTGGGTTACGCCGTGCCGCGCAGTTGGCGCCGAAGATACCCGGCGATATCTTCGTCGCGCGCGGCCAGCGGTACGAGGCCGAGCGGCCGCAGGGCCTCGCCTTTCTGCACGCCGGTTGCGTGATGGCCGTGGCCTTCCCCGGCGTGCACCGCGCGACGATGCGAATGCTCGCGCGGGCCGGACTCTCGGTGACCGTGCCGGCGGCGCAAGGCTGCTGCGGCGCGATCGCGCTCCATGCCGGCGAGATGGATTTCGCCCGCGAGCTCGCCAAGACGAACGTCGCGGCGTTCGAGCAGAGCGGCGCCGACGTCTACGTTTCCAACGCGGCGGGCTGCGGCAGCGCGCTCAAAGAGTACGGCGAGCTCTTCGAAGACGACCCGGAGTGGGCGCCGCGCGCCGCAGCGTTCTCACAGCGGGTGCGCGACGTCACCGAGGTGCTCGACGCGATGGATCTCGGCTCGCCGAAACGCGCGCTCGACGCCAACGTGACGTACCAGGAGCCGTGCCATCTCGCGCACGCGCAGCGCGTGACCGGCGCGCCGCGGCGTCTGCTCGCGCGCATCCCCGGTCTGCGTCTCGTCGAGATGGAGGAGAGCGCCGTCTGTTGCGGCAGCGCCGGAATCTACAATCTCACCGAGCCGGAGATGTCGTCGCGCTTGCTTCGGCGCAAGACCGGAGCGATCGTGCGCAGCGGCGCGACGATCGTCGCAACGGCGAACCCCGGTTGCGCCATCCAGGTGAGCGCGGGCTTACGCGAGGCGAACTATCCGGCGCAGGTGCGACACGTCGTCGAGTTGCTCGACGAGGCGTTTACCTAGAGCACGCTGACGCGATCGTGCTCGCGGCGCGCGTCTTCCAGCGTGTTGTAGACCGCGAAGACGCCGATCAAACCGGTGATGTTGAGCAGCCGCGCGATCGAGCCGTCGGCCACGACCAAACGCAGCGACCCGTCGTGTTCGGCTAAGCGACGGTGCGCGCCGATCAGCACGCCGAGGCCGGTGGAGTCGAGAAACTCGAGTTGCGTGAGATCCACGATAAGATGCCGGCTGCCTTTCTCCGTCGCGTCGTTGAAGGCGGCGCGCACGGTCGGCGAGGTCGCGAGATCGAGGCTTCCGCGCAATTTAAAGAGGAGCGTTCTCCCGCCGTCATCGGTCGTAAGGTCGATGCCAAGCTGATCGTGCGTCATCTGCAGAGGCCCTCGTTTCGCGCCCCGGCAAGGCATCGCCTGGAGGCGCGGCGTGTTAACGCCTAAACAAAACGCTCCGCATCGTCGTCCCAGCGCGCCAGGGGCTCGCCGCGCAGATGCACGCCGCCGACCCAGCGGTCGATGGCGTGCTCGTCGAGCCAATCCGCGTCGCCTGCAAGCACGCGCCGGCCGAGTGCGGTCGGAACCGCCATGCCTTCTTCACTCTCGATAAGGGCGGCCTCGCCGATCGCGAGATCGTCCAACATTCGCGCGAAGGCGCGCTCGCCGAGAAAGTATGCCTCTTCGCGAGCCTGCGCGCGCGAAAAGAGCTCTTCCGTGCGCGCGGGGCCCTGTGCGACCGCATAGAGCGCGTGGCGCTGCGAGCGCGACAGGCCGTCGCGTCTCCACGGGTACTCCTCGCAGAGCCGGCGCAGCGCAGGGCGGAGAAACGGCAGGCCGATCGCATCCTCCCCTGCCGCCGCGTAGAGATCCGCGGGCGTCGCCGACGTGAAGCGCTCCCAACTGCGGCGAGCCGACTTGAAGATCGCCGGTGTCGCCGTGCGCCGCTTCGGAAAGAGCGAGAGAATCTCATCGACGGTCATGTTCGCAAGGTAGTGGTCGCTCTGCACGACCGAGATGCGGCCCGGCTCCAGTTCGAGCTCTTCCAGCGCGGTGAGCGTTTGCAGCAGCTGCAGTTGATCGTAGAGGTCGTGTTCGAACCAGAGCACGATCTCGTCGAACTCGCCGGCGCGCCGAATCTGCGAGTCGCGCCGCTCGAAATCGTGGATGAGGCGTATCGGGCTCTCGTATCCGCGATCTGCAAGGTAGCGCGCGCGCAGCGCGCTCGTACTCTCGAGCGAGAGGCCCGAGGGCACGGGACCTTCGTTGAGCGCGTCGCGCCACGCGATGTGCGTGCCCGAAATCCCCGCCTTCTTCAGCAGGTAGAGCGCGCCGTCGCCGTTGGTGATGTGAAGCGCGGCGGCCGAGCGCTTCACGGCCCGCGCGTCCACCACGTGCCGCCCGGCACGTAGACGGCGGATCCCTCTCCCCAGATCACGTGATTGACGCCGTTACCGTCGACCGAAAGCCCCAGGTAGTCGCCGAAGGGAAACTCGTAGCCGCCGTGGTGCTTGTACGGCGCTCCGTCTTCGCGATTCGAGAGGCGTATCGCGCCGCTCCACGTCGTGCCGCCGTCGGTGCTCCGCGCGTACCACGTGTTCCACGTCTTCGGTCCGTTGCGATCGTCTTGCCAGACCAACCGAAAGTCGCCGGCGCTCGGGCCGGCGGCGATCGCCGGGCTCGTGTTATTGCCGGCGGCGTTGAGCAGTGCCGGCGCGCTCCACCGCTTCCCGTCATCCGAGGAACGGCTGACGTAGAGCGAGTTGGGTGCGTGCTTCGAGTCGTTCCGCGCGAAGACGAAGACGAGATTACCGTGACGATCCGACGCAACCGCATCCTGCCCGGTGAAGAAATCCGGATAACAGTGACGCACGCCGCAGCGTTGCCCTTCGTGCGTCGCCGCGAACGGAACCTCGCGCCAGGTGACGCCGCCGTCCGACGACGCAACGAGCGCGATCTGGCCCGCGCCGGTCTCGTTGCGCCCCAGCTCGCCGTCCACGGCGAACCAGACGGTACCGTCGCTGCCGACGGTCGCACCGTACGAGTAGTACCAGCCTCGGCGCTTCGTCGCGCGCACCGCGGACGACCACGTCGAACCGCCGTCGTGCGAGGATGCGACGTAGAGCGCGTAGCGGTCGTTGTACGAGACGTAGACGTCCTTTCCGTCGCTCGAAACGGCGAGCGTCGGTTTGTCGCTGTAGTGCTGGCGCCCGTCGAGCCGAACGGCTTTCGTCCAGGTTACGCCGTGGTCGCGCGAGCGCGCAAAGACGACGCCAGGCCTGAATCCGTCGAGACAGACGACGTCGATCGTGCCGTTCGCGACCGCCATCTGCGGATCGTATTGAAACGGCACGCGCACGCCGCGACGACAGAGATGGCGCTCCACGCCCCACGTCGTTCCGCTATCGGACGAGGCGCGAAAGAGCAAGTAGTTCGGCCGTTGCCCGGTCGTCAACTGATAGACCCACGACGAGTCCGGATCTGCGGCCACCACCGGTTCCCAACGATAATCGGCGGTCGTGCCCCAGAGGCGTTCGCTCTCGAACCCCGCGCTGGACGCGTAGGGCGCATGCACGTTGCCGGCGGTGCACGACGCGGCGAGCACCACGCAGAGCAGCGCGTAGCGCGCGGCTCGTGCCGTCAGAAGGCTCCGATCCCTTTCGGCGATCCCCAGCCGGTGCACGCTGTGTACGGTCCGTAGCCGTAGCCGTTGCAGGAGCCGCCGAGCACGTAGAGGTCCTTGTGGTGCGACGCTTGCCAGAAAGTGCGGCCGCCGTCTTGTTTGCTCGCGTTGCCCGCGAGGCCGAAGATGCCGGCTACGAGCGGCGCCGAGACGCTCGTGCCGCCGACGGAAAACCATCCGCCATAACCGTACGAGTCGTACGCGGCGACGTCCCACGAAACCGCGCCGGCGTCGTTGGCAAGGCGGCCGTTGCAGTAGGTATCGTGCTGCCATTTCGGCTTCTTGATGCCGGCCGCGCAGCCGCCCTCCGACGGATCCCAGATCGTCTCGACGTAGTTCGAACCGTTTTTCGTCAACAGGGTTCCGCCCACGGAGACGACGGTTGCATAGGCCGCGGGCGCGCCGATGCCGTCTCCGGAATCGCCGCTCGCTGCGACGTACGTAACGTGCTTGTGCGCGAACGCGCGGGGGTTGACGCAATCGCTCGATCCGACGCACGTCCAACTATTCGTTACGATGTGTGCGCCCAGTTTCACCGCTTCGGTCTCGGCGGTCTCGAGATCGGCGCCGTCGGAACCATTCGCTTCGATGAGATAGATCGTGCAGAGCGGGCAGACCGCAGCGATCATCTCGACGTCGAGATCGCTCTCGAGGCCCCAGGAAGAACTCCCCTGCGGATAGTTCGACGTTTCGCCCTGCTGATTGTACTTCGTGAAGGTTGCCGTGCCGAGCGAGTACTTCGCGCGATATGCGGCGAGATCCGAATCGACGTTCGGGTTGTCGTACGCGCCGACGACCGCGACGATCTGGCCGTTCCCCTTCGTTCCGGACGGAAGTTTATAACGGCTTTGAAAATCCGTCGGAGTCAAACCGGCAGTCGCGGGATCGACGCCAGGCTCGATCAGCGCCAAGCAGCGCGCTTCGCCGCGATGCGCCGGACAGACGGCTTTCGCCGCGCGCGCGGCCGGTTCGAGTCCTCCGGGCAGCGGCGAAACCGTTGGCTGGGCTGCGTTGCAGCCCCACAGAAGCGTGAAAAGTAACGCCGTCACTACAACGCGACCACGCCGAGCCCAACAGTCCATCTTCTTGCCCTCCACGTTGAAGGTTCTTCGGAGCCCGAGCGCGCCCTACTGCGCATGAAGACGCTCTTCCTCGGCCCCACCGGCGTCCGCGCCGGATGGCGCTTCCTCGCCTACGTCGCGCTCCTGGTCGGGCTCGAGACGACGCTGCAGCGGCTCGCGCCCTTCGTGCTGACGGCGCTGCATCTCGACGAGAACACGCTCAACGCGCCGGCGTTCGTCGTCGCTGAAATTTTCGAGGGCGTCGCGGTCTTCGGCGCGACCGCCGTGCTCGCGGCCTTTGAGCGCCGGCGGATTGATGCGTACGGCCTGCCGGTTCGCCTAGCGTTCGGCCGGCGGTTTTGGGAAGGCGTCGTGCTTGGCGCGCTCATGGCGGGCGGCGTCGCGGTGGCGATGATCGCCGTCGGAGCGATGGTCGTGCACGGCGTCGCGTTGCACGGCGCCGATCTCATCGTCGAGGCGGTGCTCTGGCTGGTCGTCATGCTCCTCGTCGGATTCAACGAGGAGTATATGTTCCGCGGCTACCCGCTGCAGGCGCTGACCCGCGGCATCGGTTTCTGGCCCGCCGCCGTCGTGCTCTCGCTGCTCTTCGGTGCGGCGCACCTCAACAAAGCCGATGAGAACGCGATCGACATCGCGAACATCGTCGTGCTCGGCCTGCTCATCTGCTTGACGCTGCAACGGACCGGCTCGCTCTGGCTCGCCGTCGGCTTCCATTGCAGCTTCGACTTCATGCAGTTCTTCGTCATCGGCACGCGCAACGGCGGCGCACAGCCGGTCGGACACCTCCTCGACGTCACCTTCCCCGGCCCGGCGTGGGCGAACGGCGGTCCGCTCGGTACCGAGGCGAGTTACTTCATGCTTCCCGCGATCGCGCTGATGCTTGCCTACATCCTCGTGCGCTATCCGAAGCCGAGGCCGTTGATCACAACGGAAGCCACTGCGAGTTCAGGCAGTCGTTAAGCGCGGCGAGATCGGAGCGGCTCGGCGTCGAGGCGTTGACCTTATCGGCGCAGACGCCACCGAGATCGCGCGCGAGAACCTCATTCAAACCCCCGGCCAGATTCTTGTAGTCGCTGCGCTTGGAGGCGTCGGTCGCGATCGCCGGATCGTCAATCATCGAAAAGAGGACGATCACGCTGCTGCCGGCCACGAACGCGCTCCCCACCGCCCGGCTGCCG is from Candidatus Binatia bacterium and encodes:
- a CDS encoding S8 family serine peptidase codes for the protein MTALLFTLLWGCNAAQPTVSPLPGGLEPAARAAKAVCPAHRGEARCLALIEPGVDPATAGLTPTDFQSRYKLPSGTKGNGQIVAVVGAYDNPNVDSDLAAYRAKYSLGTATFTKYNQQGETSNYPQGSSSWGLESDLDVEMIAAVCPLCTIYLIEANGSDGADLETAETEAVKLGAHIVTNSWTCVGSSDCVNPRAFAHKHVTYVAASGDSGDGIGAPAAYATVVSVGGTLLTKNGSNYVETIWDPSEGGCAAGIKKPKWQHDTYCNGRLANDAGAVSWDVAAYDSYGYGGWFSVGGTSVSAPLVAGIFGLAGNASKQDGGRTFWQASHHKDLYVLGGSCNGYGYGPYTACTGWGSPKGIGAF
- a CDS encoding DUF1835 domain-containing protein yields the protein MKRSAAALHITNGDGALYLLKKAGISGTHIAWRDALNEGPVPSGLSLESTSALRARYLADRGYESPIRLIHDFERRDSQIRRAGEFDEIVLWFEHDLYDQLQLLQTLTALEELELEPGRISVVQSDHYLANMTVDEILSLFPKRRTATPAIFKSARRSWERFTSATPADLYAAAGEDAIGLPFLRPALRRLCEEYPWRRDGLSRSQRHALYAVAQGPARTEELFSRAQAREEAYFLGERAFARMLDDLAIGEAALIESEEGMAVPTALGRRVLAGDADWLDEHAIDRWVGGVHLRGEPLARWDDDAERFV
- a CDS encoding CPBP family intramembrane glutamic endopeptidase — its product is MKTLFLGPTGVRAGWRFLAYVALLVGLETTLQRLAPFVLTALHLDENTLNAPAFVVAEIFEGVAVFGATAVLAAFERRRIDAYGLPVRLAFGRRFWEGVVLGALMAGGVAVAMIAVGAMVVHGVALHGADLIVEAVLWLVVMLLVGFNEEYMFRGYPLQALTRGIGFWPAAVVLSLLFGAAHLNKADENAIDIANIVVLGLLICLTLQRTGSLWLAVGFHCSFDFMQFFVIGTRNGGAQPVGHLLDVTFPGPAWANGGPLGTEASYFMLPAIALMLAYILVRYPKPRPLITTEATASSGSR
- a CDS encoding sialidase family protein, whose product is MHRLGIAERDRSLLTARAARYALLCVVLAASCTAGNVHAPYASSAGFESERLWGTTADYRWEPVVAADPDSSWVYQLTTGQRPNYLLFRASSDSGTTWGVERHLCRRGVRVPFQYDPQMAVANGTIDVVCLDGFRPGVVFARSRDHGVTWTKAVRLDGRQHYSDKPTLAVSSDGKDVYVSYNDRYALYVASSHDGGSTWSSAVRATKRRGWYYSYGATVGSDGTVWFAVDGELGRNETGAGQIALVASSDGGVTWREVPFAATHEGQRCGVRHCYPDFFTGQDAVASDRHGNLVFVFARNDSKHAPNSLYVSRSSDDGKRWSAPALLNAAGNNTSPAIAAGPSAGDFRLVWQDDRNGPKTWNTWYARSTDGGTTWSGAIRLSNREDGAPYKHHGGYEFPFGDYLGLSVDGNGVNHVIWGEGSAVYVPGGTWWTRGP